Proteins encoded together in one Streptomyces sp. B1I3 window:
- a CDS encoding beta-galactosidase codes for MTSPLTPRFPYAAGGDGARRLVYGADYNPEQWSREVWEEDVRLMREAGVNIVSLGIFSWALLQPTRDTWDFGWLDEVMDLLHRGGIGVDLATATASPPPWLTTAHPEILPVTAAGETVWPGARQHWRPTSPVFRTHALRLVRALATRYAAHPALVAWHVNNELGCHNVYDYSDDAARAFRTWLRHRYATLSDLNHAWGTAFWSQRYSDWDQILPPRQAASHPNPTQQLDFKRFSSDALKEHVRAEREVLRELTPGVPVTTNFMVMGSTKGMNYPDWAGEIDFVSNDHYVQPGPQDRDELSFSANLTSGIAGHRPWFLMEHSTGAVNWQPVNLPKQPGELARDSLLHVAHGADAVCFFQWRQSAAGAEKYHSAMVPHAGADSDLFRSVVELGRTLEALAPVAGAEREPARVAILFDWESWWTSEHDSHPTSRLDYRQEALDWYTALHRLGVRADIVPAHRTGLAAYDVVIAPVLHVVGQTLAKELTQYAEGGGHLVTTYFSGVVDENDHVWLGGYPGALSELLGIRIEEFGPLLDGVTVDLDNATTGSLWTDRITVSGRDVDVLARYRTGTYAARPAVTRRTTGRGSAAYVSTRLGAAGLTELLPELLAPSGVTSELPEGARGSVELVVRRDAVSRYLFLVNRSEEPVPLPAVTGDVLIGPATASGETLVLPPREVVVLRQPASSS; via the coding sequence ATGACCTCCCCCCTCACCCCCCGTTTCCCGTACGCGGCGGGCGGCGACGGCGCCCGCCGGCTGGTGTACGGCGCCGACTACAACCCCGAGCAGTGGTCTCGGGAGGTGTGGGAGGAGGACGTCCGGCTGATGCGGGAGGCCGGAGTCAACATCGTCTCGCTGGGGATCTTCTCCTGGGCGCTGCTCCAACCGACTCGGGACACCTGGGACTTCGGCTGGCTCGACGAGGTCATGGACCTGCTCCACAGAGGCGGCATCGGTGTCGACCTGGCAACAGCGACAGCGTCCCCGCCGCCCTGGCTCACCACCGCCCACCCGGAGATCCTCCCCGTGACCGCGGCCGGTGAGACGGTGTGGCCGGGGGCGCGGCAGCACTGGCGACCCACTTCGCCGGTCTTCCGCACCCACGCGCTGCGACTCGTACGCGCGCTGGCGACACGCTACGCCGCGCACCCGGCACTCGTGGCCTGGCACGTCAACAACGAGCTGGGCTGCCACAACGTCTACGACTACTCCGACGACGCCGCCCGTGCGTTCAGGACCTGGCTGCGCCACCGCTACGCCACGCTCAGCGACCTCAACCACGCCTGGGGGACCGCGTTCTGGTCCCAGCGGTACAGCGACTGGGATCAGATCCTGCCCCCGCGCCAGGCCGCCTCGCACCCCAACCCGACACAGCAGCTCGACTTCAAACGGTTCTCGTCGGACGCGCTCAAGGAGCACGTGCGTGCCGAGCGTGAGGTGCTGCGCGAACTGACTCCGGGCGTCCCCGTCACGACCAACTTCATGGTGATGGGCTCCACGAAGGGGATGAACTACCCGGACTGGGCGGGGGAGATCGACTTCGTCTCCAACGACCACTACGTCCAGCCCGGTCCGCAGGACCGTGACGAACTGTCCTTCTCCGCCAACCTGACGAGCGGCATCGCCGGTCACCGTCCCTGGTTCCTGATGGAGCACTCCACCGGAGCGGTGAACTGGCAGCCGGTCAACCTCCCCAAGCAGCCGGGCGAGCTGGCGCGCGACTCGCTGCTGCACGTGGCACACGGTGCCGACGCGGTCTGCTTCTTCCAGTGGCGCCAGTCGGCGGCCGGCGCCGAGAAGTACCACTCGGCGATGGTGCCGCATGCCGGAGCCGACAGTGATCTCTTCCGCTCCGTCGTGGAGCTGGGCCGGACACTCGAGGCCCTCGCGCCGGTCGCCGGAGCCGAGCGGGAGCCGGCCCGGGTGGCCATCCTGTTCGACTGGGAATCGTGGTGGACGAGCGAGCACGACTCCCACCCGACGTCCCGGCTCGACTACCGGCAGGAGGCTCTGGACTGGTACACGGCACTCCACCGGCTCGGCGTCCGCGCCGACATCGTGCCCGCCCACCGCACCGGCCTGGCCGCGTACGACGTCGTGATCGCGCCGGTCCTGCACGTGGTGGGGCAGACCCTCGCCAAGGAGCTCACCCAGTACGCCGAAGGCGGTGGGCACCTGGTCACCACGTACTTCTCCGGTGTCGTGGACGAGAACGACCACGTCTGGCTCGGTGGCTACCCCGGCGCCCTGAGCGAGCTGCTCGGTATCCGCATCGAGGAGTTCGGCCCGCTTCTCGACGGGGTCACGGTCGACCTCGACAACGCCACGACCGGCAGCCTGTGGACCGACCGGATCACCGTCTCCGGCAGGGACGTCGACGTGCTCGCCCGCTACCGCACCGGCACCTACGCCGCACGCCCGGCGGTCACGCGCCGCACCACGGGCCGGGGCTCGGCGGCGTACGTCTCCACCCGTCTGGGCGCCGCAGGCCTCACCGAACTGCTTCCCGAACTGCTGGCCCCCTCCGGAGTGACCAGTGAACTGCCGGAAGGCGCACGCGGATCGGTGGAGCTGGTCGTGCGACGCGATGCCGTCAGCCGCTACCTGTTCCTCGTCAACCGCAGTGAGGAGCCGGTACCCCTGCCCGCTGTGACCGGGGACGTGCTCATCGGACCGGCCACGGCCTCGGGGGAGACGCTCGTCCTGCCGCCACGCGAGGTCGTCGTCCTCCGGCAGCCTGCCTCCTCTTCCTGA
- a CDS encoding ABC transporter substrate-binding protein: protein MPKHTPRLLRGLGLVCALALGATACGGSDGDSAEEQVSPADIRTALKEGGTVTVWAWEPTLEQVAADFEKKYPKVDVKLVNAGTNNDEYKALQNAISAKKGVPDVAQVEYYALSQYALTKSVTDLAPYGADKLAGSYSPGPWNAVRSGDGVYGLPMDSGPMALFYNKKVFDAHRIAVPTTWDEYVEAARKLHKADPKAYITSDIGDAGLTTTLLWQAGSHPYKVDGTTVGIDFADAGAKKYTETWQKLIDEKLLAPVAGWSDDWYKGLGDGTIATLPIGAWMPANFASGVKDAAGDWRAAPLPQWAEGENAGAENGGSSLALPELGKNKALAYAFVEYANSGPGVQTRIKNGAFPATTKDLNSEAFQNTEFPYFGGQKANKIFAESAKNTSTDWSYLPYQVYANSVFNDTVGKAYVSGTPLSQGLQAWQDATVKYGTEQGFTVRK, encoded by the coding sequence ATGCCCAAGCACACACCCCGCCTGCTGCGCGGCCTCGGTCTCGTCTGTGCCCTGGCTCTGGGAGCGACCGCCTGCGGCGGCTCCGACGGGGACTCCGCCGAGGAGCAGGTCTCGCCGGCCGACATCCGGACGGCGCTGAAAGAGGGCGGCACCGTGACGGTGTGGGCGTGGGAGCCCACCCTGGAGCAGGTCGCCGCGGACTTCGAGAAGAAGTACCCGAAGGTCGACGTCAAGCTGGTCAACGCGGGCACGAACAACGACGAGTACAAGGCGCTCCAGAACGCGATCTCGGCGAAGAAGGGCGTCCCTGACGTCGCACAGGTCGAGTACTACGCGCTCAGCCAGTACGCGCTGACGAAGTCCGTCACCGACCTCGCGCCGTACGGCGCGGACAAGCTCGCCGGCTCCTACTCGCCCGGCCCGTGGAACGCCGTGCGGTCCGGCGACGGTGTCTACGGGCTGCCCATGGACTCCGGACCGATGGCGCTCTTCTACAACAAAAAGGTCTTCGACGCGCACAGGATCGCCGTGCCGACCACGTGGGACGAGTACGTGGAGGCCGCCCGCAAGCTGCACAAGGCCGATCCGAAGGCGTACATCACCAGCGACATCGGTGACGCGGGCCTGACCACGACCCTCCTGTGGCAGGCAGGCTCGCACCCGTACAAGGTCGACGGGACCACGGTCGGCATCGACTTCGCCGACGCCGGTGCCAAGAAGTACACCGAGACCTGGCAGAAGCTCATCGACGAGAAGCTCCTCGCACCCGTCGCCGGCTGGAGCGACGACTGGTACAAGGGGCTCGGCGACGGCACCATCGCCACGCTCCCCATAGGCGCCTGGATGCCCGCCAACTTCGCCTCGGGCGTGAAGGACGCGGCCGGAGACTGGCGCGCGGCCCCGCTGCCGCAGTGGGCCGAGGGCGAGAACGCCGGCGCGGAGAACGGCGGCAGCTCGCTCGCACTACCCGAACTCGGCAAGAACAAGGCACTCGCCTACGCCTTCGTCGAATACGCGAACTCCGGCCCCGGCGTGCAGACCCGCATCAAGAACGGCGCCTTCCCCGCCACGACGAAGGACCTGAACTCCGAGGCGTTCCAGAACACCGAGTTCCCCTACTTCGGTGGCCAGAAGGCCAACAAGATCTTCGCCGAGTCCGCGAAGAACACCTCCACCGACTGGAGCTACCTGCCGTACCAGGTGTACGCCAACTCGGTCTTCAACGACACCGTCGGTAAGGCGTACGTCTCCGGCACACCCCTGTCCCAGGGCCTCCAGGCGTGGCAGGACGCGACCGTCAAGTACGGCACGGAGCAAGGCTTCACCGTCCGGAAGTAG
- a CDS encoding carbohydrate ABC transporter permease: MSSTTASRPAVPKAGGPGSAPRLRPTRGRRTPGRPRRSVLLTLVTGVVLLYSLVPLLWLVISATKTQAGLARSFGLWFDGDFALWENISRTFTYHDGVFVRWLLNTLLYVVAGAGGATFLAVLGGYALAKFDFPGKRAVFAVVIGAVAVPGTALAVPTFLMFSKMGLTDTPWAVIIPSLISPFGLYLMWVFATEAIPTELMEAARIDGASELRTFFQVALPLLAPGTVTVLLFTMVATWNNYFLPLIMLKDPDWYPLTLGLDSWNKQAATAGGEAVFNLVLTGSLLTVVPLIAAFLLLQKYWQSGLSAGSVKE; this comes from the coding sequence ATGAGCAGCACCACCGCCTCCCGGCCCGCCGTACCGAAAGCGGGTGGGCCGGGCAGCGCACCCCGCCTGAGGCCGACGCGCGGGCGCCGCACGCCCGGCCGCCCCCGACGGAGCGTCCTGCTCACGCTCGTCACCGGCGTGGTCCTGCTGTACAGCCTCGTCCCCCTGCTGTGGCTGGTGATCAGCGCCACCAAGACCCAGGCGGGGCTCGCCCGGTCGTTCGGGCTGTGGTTCGACGGGGACTTCGCCCTGTGGGAGAACATCAGCCGGACGTTCACGTACCACGACGGCGTGTTCGTCCGCTGGCTCCTCAACACCCTGCTGTACGTGGTGGCCGGAGCCGGTGGCGCCACCTTCCTCGCGGTCCTGGGTGGGTACGCGCTCGCCAAGTTCGACTTCCCCGGCAAGCGCGCCGTCTTCGCCGTCGTCATCGGCGCAGTCGCCGTACCCGGTACGGCGCTCGCGGTCCCGACCTTCCTCATGTTCAGCAAGATGGGTCTCACCGACACCCCGTGGGCGGTCATCATCCCGTCCCTGATCTCACCCTTCGGCCTGTACCTGATGTGGGTCTTCGCCACCGAAGCCATTCCCACCGAGCTGATGGAGGCAGCCCGCATCGACGGCGCGAGCGAGCTGCGCACCTTCTTCCAGGTCGCCCTGCCCCTCCTCGCCCCCGGCACCGTCACGGTCCTGCTGTTCACGATGGTCGCGACCTGGAACAACTACTTCCTGCCGCTGATCATGCTCAAGGACCCCGACTGGTACCCGCTGACCCTCGGCCTCGACTCCTGGAACAAGCAGGCCGCCACGGCCGGCGGCGAGGCCGTCTTCAACCTCGTCCTCACCGGCTCGCTGCTCACCGTCGTGCCGCTCATCGCCGCCTTCCTGCTGCTCCAGAAGTACTGGCAGTCCGGTCTCTCCGCCGGAAGCGTCAAGGAATGA
- a CDS encoding carbohydrate ABC transporter permease yields the protein MTTLLPAAAAGRRPDEPRVRRERRSWTGWGFIGPFVLVFALVFLAPLAYSVHLSLFRTQLIGGTRFVGIENYQQALQDSRFWDGVARVGLFLAVQVPIMLGIALLVALALDSGRLYGKHFFRISIFLPYAVPAVVASLMWGFMYGTRFGLVGDINDAFGAGLPDPLSSDLVLASIGNIVTWEFVGYNMLIFYSALRVVPHSLYEAAEIDGAGQWRVISAIKLPAIRGALVIATIFSIIGSFQLFNEPAILQKLAPNAITTDYTPNLYTYSLSFSGQQHNYSATVAIVMGVITMVVAYVVQLRGMRKGA from the coding sequence ATGACGACGCTTCTACCGGCGGCGGCCGCAGGCCGGCGCCCGGACGAACCGCGAGTACGCCGGGAGCGCCGCTCGTGGACGGGGTGGGGCTTCATCGGCCCCTTCGTGCTCGTCTTCGCCCTGGTGTTCCTGGCGCCGCTGGCCTACTCGGTCCACCTGAGCCTGTTCCGGACCCAGCTCATCGGCGGCACCCGGTTCGTCGGGATCGAGAACTACCAACAGGCGCTGCAGGACAGCCGCTTCTGGGACGGTGTCGCGCGGGTCGGCCTCTTCCTCGCCGTCCAGGTGCCGATCATGCTGGGCATCGCCCTCCTGGTGGCGCTCGCCCTCGACAGCGGCCGCCTCTACGGCAAGCACTTCTTCCGGATCTCGATCTTCCTGCCGTACGCGGTGCCCGCCGTCGTCGCCTCCCTGATGTGGGGCTTCATGTACGGCACCCGCTTCGGCCTGGTCGGCGACATCAACGACGCGTTCGGCGCAGGGCTGCCGGACCCGCTCTCCTCCGACCTGGTCCTGGCGTCGATCGGCAACATCGTGACGTGGGAGTTCGTCGGTTACAACATGCTCATCTTCTACTCCGCGCTGCGCGTCGTCCCGCACTCGCTCTACGAGGCCGCGGAGATCGACGGCGCGGGCCAGTGGCGCGTCATCTCGGCGATCAAACTCCCGGCCATCCGCGGCGCCCTCGTCATCGCCACCATCTTCTCGATCATCGGCAGCTTCCAGCTCTTCAACGAACCCGCCATCCTGCAGAAACTCGCGCCCAACGCGATCACCACCGACTACACGCCGAACCTCTACACCTACTCGCTGTCGTTCTCCGGCCAGCAGCACAACTACTCCGCGACGGTCGCCATCGTCATGGGCGTGATCACCATGGTCGTCGCCTACGTCGTCCAGCTGCGCGGCATGCGCAAGGGAGCCTGA
- a CDS encoding LacI family DNA-binding transcriptional regulator: MADVAHLAGVSSQTVSRVSNGFAGVNEGTRQQVLAVMKELGYRPNSAARALKRGEFRTIGVITFTLSTTGNVRTLEAIATSAAQEGYAVTLLPVAVPTQDEVRGAFSRLGELAVDAAIVIMETHLLDAARLSLPPHVKVVVADSDAGDRYTVVDTDQAGGTRDAVQHLLGLGHRTVWHLAGPEESYAAQRRADAWRAALTEAGRVPPPLVRGDWSAESGYRCGLRLAGQPDCTAIFAANDQMALGLLRALHERGRAVPGDVSVIGFDDIPESASFLPPLTTVHQDFAEVGRRCVEGVLRQVRQSGADCGTTLVPTRLVARQSTAPPRQLR; this comes from the coding sequence ATGGCAGACGTCGCCCACCTCGCCGGCGTCTCCTCACAGACTGTCTCCCGCGTCTCGAACGGCTTTGCAGGCGTGAACGAAGGTACGCGCCAGCAGGTGCTAGCTGTCATGAAGGAACTCGGTTACCGCCCCAACAGCGCGGCCCGCGCCCTGAAGCGCGGAGAGTTCCGCACCATCGGCGTCATCACGTTCACGCTCTCCACGACGGGGAACGTGCGGACGCTGGAGGCGATCGCCACCTCCGCCGCACAGGAGGGCTACGCGGTCACGCTGCTGCCCGTCGCGGTCCCCACGCAGGACGAGGTGCGCGGCGCCTTCTCACGCCTCGGCGAGCTCGCCGTCGACGCCGCCATCGTCATCATGGAGACCCATCTCCTCGACGCGGCCCGTCTCTCGCTGCCACCGCACGTGAAGGTCGTCGTGGCGGACTCGGACGCCGGGGACCGTTACACGGTCGTCGACACCGACCAGGCAGGGGGCACGCGGGACGCCGTACAGCATCTCCTCGGCCTCGGACACCGCACGGTGTGGCATCTGGCCGGGCCCGAGGAGTCGTACGCCGCCCAGCGCCGGGCCGACGCCTGGCGGGCGGCGCTCACGGAGGCGGGCCGGGTGCCTCCTCCGCTCGTCCGCGGTGACTGGTCGGCGGAGTCGGGCTACCGCTGCGGACTGCGTCTGGCCGGACAGCCGGACTGCACCGCGATCTTCGCCGCGAACGACCAGATGGCGCTCGGCCTGCTGCGCGCCCTCCACGAACGCGGCCGCGCCGTCCCCGGCGACGTCTCCGTCATCGGATTCGACGACATCCCCGAGTCCGCCTCCTTCCTGCCGCCGCTGACCACCGTGCACCAGGACTTCGCCGAAGTGGGACGGCGCTGCGTGGAAGGGGTTCTGCGGCAGGTGCGGCAGAGCGGGGCGGACTGCGGAACCACGCTGGTGCCGACACGGCTCGTGGCGCGGCAGAGCACAGCCCCGCCACGGCAGTTGCGATAG
- a CDS encoding GlsB/YeaQ/YmgE family stress response membrane protein, translating into MGIIAWIFIGLLAGIIAKALMPGKDPGGIIITMLIGIAGGLLGGWLGKVIFGVDSIDGFFDLSTWIAAIVGSVILLALYRLVTGNRRSHRHA; encoded by the coding sequence ATGGGCATCATCGCCTGGATTTTCATCGGACTGCTCGCGGGCATCATTGCGAAGGCGCTCATGCCGGGCAAGGACCCCGGTGGCATCATCATCACGATGCTCATCGGTATCGCGGGCGGTCTCCTCGGGGGCTGGCTCGGCAAGGTCATCTTCGGCGTCGACTCCATCGACGGCTTCTTCGACCTCTCCACATGGATCGCGGCCATCGTCGGCTCCGTCATACTCCTCGCCCTTTACCGTCTGGTCACCGGCAACCGCCGCTCCCACCGCCACGCCTGA
- a CDS encoding transposase family protein — MRGRPLRRADFTTAGVAAVCGQPGPNHRSVFTDRIIVTLVVLRLQLPHAALVVLYGVDRSTITRAVHEIRPLLAARGFAVPGRLDLRVRGTDRRPGRKLGYGPLNAPRPQLFKRLAVPPGSDLARSLRACRRPDGPAPALVAEPAHDPVTGHGHRYAERLQEAGTPTRPAAYPGAVHVSSACRAGASGRSSAGGGFESLLLSFTASADVLGRRRRPVRKGVAPTAPGNSRGAQFGGAKEQ, encoded by the coding sequence ATGCGTGGACGGCCTCTGAGGAGGGCCGACTTCACAACCGCAGGGGTCGCGGCCGTCTGCGGGCAGCCGGGGCCGAACCATCGGTCGGTTTTCACCGACCGGATCATCGTCACCCTGGTCGTCCTGCGGTTACAGCTTCCTCATGCAGCTCTGGTTGTGCTCTACGGCGTGGACCGCTCCACGATCACTCGCGCCGTCCATGAGATCCGTCCGCTGTTGGCTGCCCGGGGCTTCGCTGTGCCAGGACGGCTCGACCTGCGGGTTCGCGGCACGGACCGCCGTCCTGGGAGAAAGCTCGGTTACGGGCCGCTCAACGCGCCACGGCCGCAGCTGTTCAAGCGGCTCGCCGTCCCACCGGGAAGCGACCTCGCACGCTCGCTCCGGGCGTGCCGACGGCCTGACGGGCCGGCCCCGGCGCTCGTGGCGGAGCCGGCCCACGACCCGGTCACCGGCCACGGCCACCGCTACGCCGAGCGGCTGCAGGAGGCCGGGACGCCCACGCGGCCGGCCGCGTACCCCGGGGCGGTGCACGTGTCCTCGGCATGCCGGGCAGGCGCATCAGGCCGAAGCAGCGCGGGCGGAGGTTTCGAGTCCCTCCTGCTCTCCTTCACCGCATCGGCCGATGTCCTCGGACGGCGAAGGCGTCCGGTCCGAAAGGGAGTGGCCCCGACGGCGCCGGGGAATTCCCGGGGAGCTCAGTTCGGCGGAGCCAAGGAGCAGTGA
- a CDS encoding YihY/virulence factor BrkB family protein, translating into MGTVVHVPQTRDMIGEELSGDEALSALRHYGGRKLFLDAFARFRYADGFSYARSLGFQVVVGMVPFVIALVGVATTVHTESIARVIELTLGRIAPGASVELVQGALRDTRHSAGSTPAGAIAMWLGLGFALLNLASAMGQIERGCNRIYGIERDRPFLAKYGRSLLLALAAGLPLMLGFLVMVAGQAVGESVVEALGWSRSWLRWWGALEIPAGTVCAGLASAVIFRWSPRRVQPGYTWLAFGSAVHLVLWVAATWLLAFYVARSGSFGAVYGPLTAFVALLLWANLTGIVLFLGIAFAAQLEAARAGITAPVHPDPGPGQ; encoded by the coding sequence ATGGGGACAGTCGTCCATGTACCGCAGACGCGGGACATGATCGGAGAGGAACTGTCGGGGGACGAAGCTCTCAGCGCGCTGCGGCATTACGGAGGGCGCAAACTGTTTCTCGACGCCTTCGCGCGGTTCCGGTACGCCGATGGGTTCAGCTATGCCAGGTCCCTCGGTTTCCAGGTGGTCGTGGGCATGGTGCCCTTCGTCATCGCGCTGGTGGGCGTGGCGACCACGGTGCACACCGAGAGCATCGCCCGCGTCATCGAGCTGACGCTGGGACGGATCGCGCCCGGTGCCAGCGTGGAACTCGTGCAGGGAGCGTTGCGGGACACCCGCCACAGCGCGGGGTCCACGCCCGCGGGGGCGATCGCGATGTGGTTGGGCCTCGGCTTCGCCCTGCTCAACCTCGCCTCGGCGATGGGCCAGATCGAACGGGGTTGCAACCGCATCTACGGCATCGAGCGCGACCGCCCCTTCCTCGCCAAGTACGGTCGCAGTCTGCTGCTGGCCCTCGCCGCAGGACTGCCGCTGATGCTCGGGTTCCTCGTGATGGTCGCAGGCCAAGCCGTCGGGGAGTCGGTGGTGGAGGCACTCGGCTGGTCGCGGTCCTGGCTCCGCTGGTGGGGTGCCCTCGAAATCCCCGCCGGGACGGTCTGCGCCGGCCTGGCCTCAGCCGTGATCTTCCGCTGGTCACCCCGGCGTGTGCAGCCCGGATACACGTGGCTGGCCTTCGGATCCGCCGTGCACCTGGTCCTGTGGGTCGCGGCCACCTGGCTGCTCGCCTTCTACGTGGCCAGGAGCGGGTCGTTCGGTGCCGTCTACGGGCCGTTGACCGCTTTCGTGGCGCTGCTGCTCTGGGCCAACCTGACCGGCATCGTCCTGTTCCTCGGCATCGCGTTCGCCGCCCAACTGGAGGCCGCGAGGGCGGGCATCACCGCTCCCGTTCACCCGGACCCCGGCCCCGGGCAGTGA